Within the Malassezia vespertilionis chromosome 3, complete sequence genome, the region GCTTCCAGTCACTCTCGTTTCGTCTCTGCTCGGCCAGCAGTCGCGCACACAAAACGTTGTTGCCTCGGAGCGCTGATTGCTGTGTATAGTATggctgcgcgtgcagaaaACAACTACCCTGCTATTGATTCGCTCGAATATAATCATGAGTACTCAAGTATACCTTCGTCGAACTTGGACGACTTGCACCATTTCATCGCACAGCGCTCGGGTCTCCCGAAAGAGCTCCAGAACGAGAAGTCGAGCATGAACATGCTTGGGCATGAGCATCTTGGGGCTGAGAGTGGTATGCATGTTAATATGCAAGGAGAAGTAATGCACAACCACGGCATGCGCCCCGACAGTTATCCGATCAACCAGCTAGAAATGATGCTGGGCGCTTCGTACAACGAGCAAGGTGTCGCGGACGCAAACCCTCTTTACTCCCACATGCACGTATCGCGCTCTTCTCATCCCCAATTTATGGGCCATGCGGAGAAACACGCCTCGTCGCACCCTCAGCCGATGAATATGTTTCACGGTGTCAACGAACCAAAGGCATATGCACCGCCTCTGGATACTACCGCCATCACGCCTGCCAGTGTGTTCTCTACCATAAGCAGTACAAGCACCAACGACTTTTTGTCGCCGCTCACGTCGCCGGCATTGCAGCCGCAGACTTCGGGACACGGCAACGTATACGGCATGCATGAGTCCGACCAATTGCTCCTCCAGCAGGACCTAATTTCGAGCATCTCTGGAGCCCCGCCAAATAATCTCGTCCATGGATCTCCCTACACTCACCACGACGCCAGCACCGTCTCTCTCCCGAGCTCTGTGGGAGAAAACTACGTGGCGAGCACCAGCGTATCCCCCGCACTGCGCcccgagcgcaagcacaacaGACGCAACcgcagctcggcgtccCAGGGAAAAGCAAGCAAGGTACGGCCGTCGCCATTGATGAAGCCGGCGCAAAGCCCGAAGGTGGAGCCTATCGGCGCAGGGTCCGTTTCCGTGTGGCAAGCAAATACCCCGGGCAGTATGACGAACGCAAAGAAacgcgatgcaggcgcgccgcacgcctCGCCATCCCTTGGCGCACTTGAGTCTCTCTCGAGCACCATGCAGGAGACGAGCGGGATGACAATGCCCGGCGCATTCTCACCGATTTCCATGGGCGTGTTTGACCGCGTCTCTTCGCGTGGCAATGTGAAACAGAGCCGCTCGCGGGGTAAGTTGAGCGAGGAAGGTTTGCGCAGTACAGTGGCCACTTCGAGCAATCACTTGCGGAGCAACTTTGACACGAACGAAGGCAGTCTTGGCTATACCCACAGCCCGTCTCCCGTGAACCTGGGCGGCAATGCCCAGCAGTCTCCGCAAAAACCCGTTACGCCCGGCGCAATTATTGGAATTATGAACAACCGATCcccacaagcagcgccCATCCACCCTGAGCACAATGAATCGATGCATATCAGCAGATCCGCCTCGCTTAGCACGCCACCGCCCGCGGATATGTATCCTCAGTACAAGCAGGGTACCTATCCGTCGCAGTCCGCCGCAGTGAATGCAGTCGCAGCGTCTGCACTGATGAACGCATCGCATGCGCGGCCCGGTCTATTTtaccatggcgcagcgggcAATGTGCCCAAGCCAATTCTCCCCGGTGGCCTCTCGTCCGAGGACCGACATGCGTGGATGAACTTGCGTCGCGTTGGTACCGGCGGCCTTGaccagcgccgctcctcgcaCAAGGCTGCGGAGCAGAAACGCCGCGATTCGTTGAAGCACTGCTttgacgagctgcgctgTCTCTTGCCGATGATTGTGCTCGACGAGAACGCCCCGGGCGGCTCCGTGCTGGGCCCTGACGGCACCAAAGAGGACCAAGTAACGGAAGGGTTTGAAGACACCGTTTCTTTCGAGGGAGGCGACGCCAGCAGGGAGGGTGCCAAGTCAAGCTTGGCGTCCTTGTCGCCAGAGCAGGCGCACGAAGCGAACCGCGCAATTGCTAAAGTATTGTTGCTTCGCCACAGCAACGAATACCTCGTGCGGCTTAAGCGGCGgatcgagcggcgcgaccaagcgctgcacgacctAAGCGAGGAAGTGGTTCGACTCCGGTCCGCATTGGGCGTGCAAAGCGACATGCCCTTGCATCACCATGCGGCGAAGGCCGACACGGTGGATGATTTCGAATCGCTTTCTTTggccggcgcagcacgcgcgcaacCCGGCACGGAGCACAAGGCGTACCAGGATGACAATGCTACGCCGGCGCGACATGGCATGGACTTGGCTGGATAGTGTAGTCGTGTCTAGAGGAATACAAACTTGTACTATGGCATGTGGCGAGTTGGGCTGGACCGTCACGGCAGTTTATCCGCTTCCTGCGCCTCGCTCTTTTGGCACAGCTGCGAGTTGAGCGTGGAGACGAGCTCCACCCTTCGAATCGGCTTGCTGACATAGGCATTCATGCCTGCCTGCAGACATATTTCCTTATCTCCCAGCATCGCATGCGCCGTGAGCGCAATGATGGGGATATTGCTGAGGCCAAGCGCCTGTTCGTGCTCGCGAATCGCCATGGTCGCCTCGATACCGCCCATCACGGGCATACTCACATCCATAAGAATCGCATCGTagcgctgcttttgcaCTGCAAAAACAGCCAGCTCGCCGTTGTCCACCACGTCCACATGGTGCCCTTGATTCTGCAGGATTTTGCAAGCAAGTTTTTGGTTGACCAGGTTGTCTTCTGCCAGCAAAATGTCAAAGTTTACGTCATTGTTGCCTTCGGACGGTGTTGCGGCAGAGCTTTCCAGGGAAGGAAGCAGGGCATAGTACAAGTCCTCGAAGGACAGTGGCGTGTTGATGTACGACGAAACGCCGTAGTCTAGACAGAATGTCAAATTTAGGGAAAGCACTTCGGGTGTGACGAGATTGATTGGAATGTAGCGCAGCTGTTCGTTTGCACGGAGCTGCGGAACAAGCGCAACACTGTCCGTCACAATAGCATCTACGCGGCTGAACAATGGCgggcgcgcaagcgcgtcttCGAGGGAATGGAATACAAGTGGCTTCAGTCCGAGCTTTGTAAGCATATGCGCCACGCCAGTCTTGTCGTGCACTGTATCGAGGAAGAAAACGTTGCGTCCGATGTAAGGGCGCATCCGCTCCGCCAGTTGGTCCTTGGAAAATTTGTCCAGTTTGACGACCATGGTGAAGAAGAAATCAGAGCCTTTGCCAAAATGGCTTCGCACCCACATGTCGCCGCCCATCAAATTCACAAGACGCCGCGAGATGGAGAGACCGAGGCCTGTGCCGCCGTATTTGCGCGTAGTCGAGCCATCTGCCTGGCAAAATGTGTCGAAAATCATGTCCAGCTTATCCTGCTTGATGCCAATGCCCGAATCAGACGCGCAGAATTCCAAGAGGGCTTCGTTGTTGCCACGGTATGCACTcagcttgcagcgcagcacaacGCGACCGCCGCTTTCGGTAAACTTGACGGCATTTCCAATCAGGTTTGTGATGATCTGCTTCaaacgcagcgcgtcgccaaTTAGCGGGTCGGGACAGTCTCGTGAGACTTCGTACACCAAATTGAGctttttttgcgcagcacgcacaGAGAGTGTCTTGAGCACGCTAAACACAATACCACGCAAGCTAAAAGGAATTTCTTCCACGTTCATACGGCCTGCCTCGATCTTGGAGATGTCGAGTATGTCGTCGATGATAGCCAAAAGATTTTCCGCGAGCGTCGAGACGGTGACCATGTTTTCGCGCTGTGTGCGCGAAAGCTCGGTTTCGAGGGTGAGGGACGTCATACCGATAATGCCGTTCATAGGCGTGCGAATTTCGTGCGACATGTTGGCCAGGAATTCAGACTTGCTCCTGTTTGCAAGCTCGGCAGCCTCACGCGCGGCTGTGTTCTTCTGGATACTATCGCGCAAACTGTACACCATTTGGTTAATCTTGGTCTTGAGCGAGTCCATCTCACCACTAGCCTCGACGGTGACAAAGCGCGTAAAGTCGCCGTCTGTTGCCGCCGCAGTGAtctgcgcaaacgcacgcaCTTGGGAGGTAAGGTTGTTGGCCATGATGTTGACATTGTCCGTGATTTCTGCCCACTTGCCTTTGATGTCTTTCTTTTGCGCTTGAACACCAAGCTTGCCTTCGGTGCCTACCTCCCTTGCAACACGCGTCACTTCGGAGGCAAAGAAGGACAGCTGGTCGATCATGTTATTGATGGTGTTGACCAAGTCCAAGATCTCGCCGGAAACAGAAATGGTGACCTTTTGTGTCAGGTCGCCGCGGGCGACGGCGGTGGTTGCGTAGGCAATTGCGCGCACTTGTAACGTAATGTTCGCCGCCATAGTGTTCACCGAGTCGGTCAGATCCTTCCACGTCCCGCCGACGCCCAAAACAGTCGCGCGTCCGCCAAGCTTTCCTTCAGTGCCGACCTCAGTGGCGACCCTGGTAACTTCTGTGGAaaaggtgcgcagcgactcgaCCATGTTGTTTACCGTCAGCTTGAGATCGAGAAACTCTCCACGGACCTCGACATTGATCGTCTTGCTCaagtcgccgcgcgcgacggcagtATTCACCGTGGCAATCGAGCGTACCTGCGTAGTCAAGTTGCTCGCCATCATATTGACACGCTCTGTAAGCACCTGCCATTGTCCTTTGACGTCTGCCACGTTGGCCTGGCCACCCAGGCGGCCTTCAGTGCCGACCTCGACCGAGACACGGATGATCTCGTCGGAGAGGGTCTTGAGCTGGCGGACCATGTTGTTCACCGTGTTTTTCAGCTCCAAAATCTCGCCCTTGACGTCGACAGTGATAAACTCGGTCAGCACGCCCTCTGCGACGCATTTGGTaacgcgcgcaatctcTCGCACCTGCGAGGTGAGGTTGTCGGCCATCTTGTTCACGCTCTTGGTCAAGTCTTTCCAGATCCCTTCCACGTTTGGCACATGCGCCTGTCCACCGAGGCGGCCATACGTACCTACCTCCATCGACATGCGCACTACTTCGCTCGCAAATACACGCAGCTGGCTCACCATGCTATTCACCGTGTCTTTCAGCTGCGCCATCTCGCCCTCCGCCTCAATTTCAATGGTCTTGGTGAGGTCACCTTTGGCCACGGCGGTGGTCACAATGCCAATGGACCGCACCTGCTCGGTCAAATTCAAACACATCCGGTTCACATTGTCAGTCAGCTCTTTCCAGACACCTTTGACGCCGGGAACGTGCGCTTGGCCTCCCAATCTGCCCTGGGAGCCGACTTCTCTCGAGACGCGCGTGACTTCATTGGCAAAGTGGCGAAGTTGATCTACCATGACGTTGATCGTCACCTTGAGCTCTAGAATCTCGCCGTCGGCCTGCACATCAATCTTCTTGGAGaggtcgccgcgcgcaacggCTTTGGTAACCAGGGCGACACCGCGCACCTGATTCGTCAAGTTCTCGGCAAGCCTGTTGACCACATCTTTGAGCTCTTTCCAGGTACCTTCGACGCCTTCGACACCCGCTTGCCCTCCCAGCTTGCCTTCTGTGCCAACTTCAAGTGATACACGCGTGACTTCGCTCGCAAAGTTGCTCAGTCGGTCGACCATCTGGTTAATAATTTCTTTGAGCTCAACCATGACGGGCCCTTGCACGGGAACCATAATGTGCTGCGTCAGGTCCCCCAGCGCAACGGCTTTGCACACACGCGCAATGTCCTGCACTTGTGCTTTGAGCAGATGCAGCTCTTCCTCGGCGCTGAGACCACTCTGCTCGTtgaagcgctcgagcattTCCATCGGGTCAACCTCGCTGGTCTGGGGGTACGGAGACGGCTGATTCGAACTAAAGCCAGAAAAGCTTTGCATGCCGGCGTGCAGCGGGGGGGAGAATGTGTAGCCGGTAATGTttcgtggcgcgcgcgacgatttGCGATACGAGAGAATAACAGGCTCATTGTTTTCCATGCCCATGGGAAAGCTCAAAGGGTACTCGGAGCTGAGGGGGTGTGCTTGGGAGAGGGGGTAGGGCAAACTCCTACGCTCGGCAATCCGCGAtccgcgatgcgctccggTTTTCTGTTCCATATCGTGGTCTTCCATGTCCCATAGTTTATGCGCCATGGTCTGGATCAGCGTCTGTATCAGATTTAGCTTCACGCCTCGCTCGTGCTCGGGAAACGGTGCGAGCGGAAAGTCTACTGCATAGCGCGCCTCCGCCCGCGCTTTCTCATCGCCCTTCGGCTCGCTGCACTCCTCCGATGCGTAGACCACCGCGTGCAATAGTGCAGATACATAATCCAAACACCCGTCCGCCGTGGCCATGACATTGGGGCTCGGCACAGGCAATGCGTACGGAGAGCTCCGGCACATTGGCGGGCACTGCGGCATCGATACAGATGCCGCCATTTTGTCCcggcaagctgcggcgcacggcgcgcaaatgAAAAGCATCGATCGCACGTGGCATTCTACGGCTACAGCAGCTATCGCTCACGGCGCCGTCCGCCGTGCTGTTTTCGGGGGCCGTTGTACGGGCTTGTGCTACTCCGATCGGTATTGCCGCCGTACcatccgccgcgcgacgtATTAAAACCGGGAGGGGCTTCGGGCAGCCCGTAGCCGGGAAACGGcgggcgcggtgcatccCACGGTAAGGGCGGACCGCGAGATTCGCCAGGAGGAGCGCTTGGGCCCCAAGCACGCATGGGGCGCGCCATGGgaggcggcggcggcacgcccgGCGGCGGGATGCTCTGGTGCTCTATCGGAGGCGGCCGCATGGGCGGGGGAAAAGGCACCACGCCCGGCGGTGCGCCCGGCGGCCTGGCATTGCCCAGTGTCGATAGCAGATTTTGGATTGCGTCTGGATTGACATTGAGCagtgcgtcgagcgctACCGGCGTAGGCGCATTGGGTGcatgcacaggcgcaggcgcaggtggacgtacaggcgcaggtgcaggcgcaaatgcgtgcggctcgcgcagctgtgtCTCCAAAGCAGACTTAAAAAACACAAGCACAACGAGGAGAATATTCGCCgggcgcgatgcgtgcCATTTTTTACCGAGTCCGTCGGGGCGCAAGGCATAGACCCAGTCGGGAACCTCGGTGTGTGcgcggagcggcgcgatATAAAAGTCCTTGACCAATGTTCCTTGCGTTCCAGGCGCGGAAGTCAGCACGCCGAAACGGTTCTTGTCGGCAAAGTAGTGTACTAGTTTATCGAGCGAAGCAGAGCTGTGCAAGGTATCATTTGTCTCGTGGTGCCGCTCTGGCGCATCAATATCACCGCCAGCATCAAGTACAAGCAAGAGCGTATCATTCCGCGGCGAGTGGCGCACCTGCAAAAGGTAGTCGATGGCGGTGCGGTCGGGAAGACGCCCTTCGACCATGCACTCTGTGCCGGCGAAAATGGCGGGCCACAAAGGCGAGTCGGGCTTGTAGAGCGGAGCACTGAGCTGCCGGGCATGCACGTAGGCCGACGTAAACTCGGGCATCGTCACGACGCCGTCCCAAACGACGGGCTGTGCCTCCAaaggcacggcgcgtggCTTGGCATGGCGGACACGGCCCAACGCGTTCGGTGGCGGCGTGCCGGGGGGGGTGGTGCTTTtggcaagcggcgcatcctgcacGGACGCTCCGGGATCGTCGAGAAAAGAATCAATGTAGGTGTCTGCGTCGCCAGACGCGTCGTTGGCTTCTCTTGCCCCGTCGGCAAGTGCGTCTGCCTCGGGCTCCGGCGCGGGTGTATAGGTGGTGTCAAAGTCAAAGTCGAACGTGTccgtcggcgcgctttcctggttgcgcggcgagtgcaCGGCATCTTTccacgcgcgtgcaaagtCGAGCGATGGATGTGTTTTcggcggcgatggcgtcgCTGAGGCCGCCTCGGGCTCCTTGCTCTCTTGTTCGGGTGCTTCCTGCTTTGCAGGAGCCGGCTCTTCGACTGCTTGTGGCGGTGCATACGGCGcattctcgcgctcgatatCCACCTCGCCCTTGTGCGTGATTTTCCGCGCGGGGCCATCTGCTTGTTCGCGCAAAACAGACTGCTGcaaagcgtcgcgctttgcttTTTCTGTTGCCACGCGGATCGTGTCGTTTGCAAGTTCTTCGTTGTTTAGGTGTGCTAGTTCTGTAGCCGAAAGCGCGTTCGAGGTAATGCGCCGGTGCAGCGATGTGTTCCGCTGGTCTTTGAGGTTGAAGCTGAGCGTACGGAAACGCTCCTTGTACAAGCGCCCTTTTTCCTTGTTCCCAAGCATCGCATGTAGCTCGTGCTCAAGTTCTTCCGCGTATATGTTGGCCTTctctcgcgcttgctccGCGTCGTGTGCCGCAAAGAGGGGCGTAAAAATGCTGGTAAACGTGGTAAgcacatgcacgcgcacaggGTCCGTGGTCGACgttttggcgcgcttgcgcgacacagcggcgcgtgcggcacgTCGTGGTGCAACGTTCCTTGTGGGCCGCTCGTTTTCGTCGGACGATGCTTTTTCGTAcgcatcgtcgtcgacgCCTTCGTCCTCTTGTGCATCCTCCTCCTTAAATTCGTCCTCGTTCTCGTCCTTGCTTCGCGTCTCACCCACGGAAGTAGATTTCTCGCATGGATCGCATACATACTCGTCCATTGCATCCGCGACGCGTTTTGAGAGGCCCATGCACTTGAGGTGGTACCACTCACCACACACACTACAGCAAATCATAGGAGACCCATTATCCTGCTTCCGACACACGCAGTACACTTTGTcatcttcctcttcctcttcctcttcctctttctcttcctcttccgaCGGCAACGCACGCCGACGTTTCTTCGCCTCTGTCGGTAAAGTGTCTGCGCGTATCGATGCAGCATCTTGGGATCCGGTCGGTTCAGGCATGTACCGCTGAGCAGGACGCTTGGAGCGTgtgccgcgtcgcggatTCGCACCGTCTGTATCAGACGCCATTGCAGCGAGAGTAAATAAGCGCTGCTACAGTCTATGGAATCGCACAGAGACCTTTACGCAGTGGCGACGACCAGGTGTGAGTCACGTGACCATGTTTCTTCTTCGGGTCAGACAGCGCCCTGTCGCTCCTTCACCCGACTGGGCAGAAAATGGCAGAAGCTGCACCCGCACCCGTTCCGGTGCCGATGCCGCACGTCACGGACACGCAACTGGTCACTCCCTCTATTACTGTGCAGAGGCCCTCGATTGAGGCGACGCTCCGTTCGTACTATTCCGCGCTAGACCCTGTGCTGCGCCCGGTTACCGATGCTTGGCAAGCATTGCGCGAGaggcgcaaagcgctgaACCTGCCCAACCTGGGCACTGTCGAGAAGCTGCAGGCAGAGGTCAAGATGGTGCAGACGACCAACTTCCAGTTtgaaggcgcgcgcgctgacTTGACCAAAGCGCTAAGCATGAACCCCATTTTCCAGGTTACGCACGCGTTTACACTTGCAGGCGTCGGCAAGAATGCGTACAACTTTGGCGCAGTCTATGGCGATAATATGCGCTTCTACCAGGCTGGTCTGGATGACACGGGCAATGTCACTATGCGTCTAAACCGCAGCTGGATGCCTGGCCACATTTCCAAAATCcaggcgcagcttgcgccgccgtctgGACAGACCTTTGTCCAGATGGAGTACGACTGGCAGGGCACGGACTCAAGCATGAACTTCAAGGCGCTGAACCCGTCGCCGGTGAATGGCACGGGCATCTACGTTGCCAACTTTCTCCAGACGCTCACGCACCGCTTTGCCATTGGTGCCGAGGCCGTCTTCCAGCGCCCGAGCCCCGAGGTGGAGGAGGCGAGCATTGGCTACCTGGCCAAGCTTGTGGGCGACAAGAAGGACTGGATTGCGAGCGCCCAGTGGCAGCCGCAGGGTGTTGGCCAATTTACATACTGGCAGCAGCTCAGCGAGCAAGTGGACGTTGCCGCCGACTTGCAGATGATTAtgatgcagcagcggcgcgacgcgcaagcgacgcTTTCTGCGCGATACTCGTTCCGCATGTCTTCgctccgtgcgcagctcgatAGCTTGGGCAAGCTCTCGTCTGTTTATGAGGCACGCATCTCTCCCGCATTCGCCTTCACGTTTTCTGGCGAGATTGATCACCTGAACGGAGACTCCAAGTTTGGTCTTGGCGTGTCGATTGAAAGCGGGTCCGAGGCTATGGACCCGACGCTCCCCCCGCCTGTGCCGCCTACGGTGCCCATGTAGACGTATGCAGGAAACGCTACCCGAATTTGCATTAGAAACAGCTATGGTTTAGCGAGTGATGGCATGGTTGCCGCGTCTCACTGCCGAAACAGATAGATAAACATGGGCTTGGGTCGCTCCATCTTGCGCGGAATGATCAGCTCAAAGAACACCTTTTGGAACGAGGCAAAGAAGTTGGCGGCAATGAACGGGTAGAGGAACAGGCGGACGATGAAGCAGTAGAATGTCCACATGAGCGCGTACCGCACTGACCAATGTATTCTTCGATCCACCGACGGAAggtagcgctgcacagcgctggACAGTACGGTGGCAAATCCATTCAGCAAGAAAAAGGCGGTATTGTACCCAAAGTTGGCGTGAAAGGCCTGGAAAATCAAGTATTCGTGGAAGAGGCCCGAGACAAAAAATGTGGTAACTGCGAGGGCCGCCATGGGCAAAAATGGCCGCCGCTTTTTAGGTGGTGCTTCTGTGGGCATCTCGGAGCGCTCTTTCTCTTCCTCGGCCACGACACGCTGACGAAGCGCGCTGACTTTGGAGCCGTTTGGGGCGCTCGAAACACCCTTCGTCTCGCTCCTGCGCTGATCAAGTGTCTTGTGCGTATTCTTGCCCCCAAAAATCACACGGTGCAGCACAGTGGCAATCGCCCTATTCCATCGCGACCAAAAtacgcgcacgcgcgtcgcgccgagCGGGTTTTGGAACATGggctgctgctcgatcCCCAGTATGAATCCTGCAAGGCTGAGCGACAGCACACCCATCGAAGAAAGAAGCAGGTAAATGAGAAACCCCACCAAGATATTGTGCACGACGCTTGGCAGCAAGTCAAGCGAGTCGTACACAGACGCGGGCGGCACAAAGAACAGCAGGACGCCTGCAATCGCGAGATGGACGAGACCTTCGGGTATCTGCTTTAAACACTCGATCCGTGCGTTTGGCTCGTACCCCAACTTTTGCCTGCGCGCTTCGATTTGGTTCTCCTCCATGGGAAAGAGCCAGAGATGTGAGATAAATTTGAAGTAGCTCCAACTTTTCACCTCTTCCACGTCGC harbors:
- the TOM40 gene encoding translocase of outer mitochondrial membrane (EggNog:ENOG503NURF; BUSCO:EOG09262M2J; COG:U), which gives rise to MAEAAPAPVPVPMPHVTDTQLVTPSITVQRPSIEATLRSYYSALDPVLRPVTDAWQALRERRKALNLPNLGTVEKLQAEVKMVQTTNFQFEGARADLTKALSMNPIFQVTHAFTLAGVGKNAYNFGAVYGDNMRFYQAGLDDTGNVTMRLNRSWMPGHISKIQAQLAPPSGQTFVQMEYDWQGTDSSMNFKALNPSPVNGTGIYVANFLQTLTHRFAIGAEAVFQRPSPEVEEASIGYLAKLVGDKKDWIASAQWQPQGVGQFTYWQQLSEQVDVAADLQMIMMQQRRDAQATLSARYSFRMSSLRAQLDSLGKLSSVYEARISPAFAFTFSGEIDHLNGDSKFGLGVSIESGSEAMDPTLPPPVPPTVPM
- the BYE1 gene encoding Transcription factor bye1 (COG:K; EggNog:ENOG503NZY1), which produces MASDTDGANPRRGTRSKRPAQRYMPEPTGSQDAASIRADTLPTEAKKRRRALPSEEEEKEEEEEEEEDDKVYCVCRKQDNGSPMICCSVCGEWYHLKCMGLSKRVADAMDEYVCDPCEKSTSVGETRSKDENEDEFKEEDAQEDEGVDDDAYEKASSDENERPTRNVAPRRAARAAVSRKRAKTSTTDPVRVHVLTTFTSIFTPLFAAHDAEQAREKANIYAEELEHELHAMLGNKEKGRLYKERFRTLSFNLKDQRNTSLHRRITSNALSATELAHLNNEELANDTIRVATEKAKRDALQQSVLREQADGPARKITHKGEVDIERENAPYAPPQAVEEPAPAKQEAPEQESKEPEAASATPSPPKTHPSLDFARAWKDAVHSPRNQESAPTDTFDFDFDTTYTPAPEPEADALADGAREANDASGDADTYIDSFLDDPGASVQDAPLAKSTTPPGTPPPNALGRVRHAKPRAVPLEAQPVVWDGVVTMPEFTSAYVHARQLSAPLYKPDSPLWPAIFAGTECMVEGRLPDRTAIDYLLQVRHSPRNDTLLLVLDAGGDIDAPERHHETNDTLHSSASLDKLVHYFADKNRFGVLTSAPGTQGTLVKDFYIAPLRAHTEVPDWVYALRPDGLGKKWHASRPANILLVVLVFFKSALETQLREPHAFAPAPAPVRPPAPAPVHAPNAPTPVALDALLNVNPDAIQNLLSTLGNARPPGAPPGVVPFPPPMRPPPIEHQSIPPPGVPPPPPMARPMRAWGPSAPPGESRGPPLPWDAPRPPFPGYGLPEAPPGFNTSRGGWYGGNTDRSSTSPYNGPRKQHGGRRRER
- the TOP3 gene encoding DNA topoisomerase (BUSCO:EOG09260XL0; COG:L; EggNog:ENOG503NU4N), with amino-acid sequence MRVLCVAEKPSIAKSIAQILSGGAFANREGRDKYCRNYDFPYRLPRAVLGGAGARNAQIDVEMTFTSVRGHMMELEFPDEYKWGKCEPSALFTAPTFLRITKDAQKLAQNLTREAQRADMLMIWTDCDREGEQIGHEIVQHCRAARPALRVQRARFSALIPGQIQHAVRTPVELDMNAAYAVEARQQIDLRAGAAFTRLQTNALGRTLTALDGMLISYGPCQFPTLGFVVDHYKRVQAFLPEPFWYIDIQYRVPQFGNVAFHWARKHLFEERIVQTLHKRCRDAGAATVTKTTERPVTKRKPTPLTTVELQKSGSRLFGMAPKRVLDVAEALYQRGLLSYPRTETDQYDKQFDFAALLQKQASDTAWGALALQLLDSMQGTPTEKVRFQTPRNGGKNDKAHPPIHPTMHANGLQGDEKKVYDYVTRRFLGSCATDAEGVESAVDITLGDEQFHASGTIVKALNYLYIFTYESWKDKAMPDFAQGQQFRPTVCEMKKGTTTRPQLLTEADLVSLMDKNGIGTDATIAEHIRKVIDRQYVMRQKQGKVHYLIPSTLGMGLVEGYGKMDASKHLCQPMLRRATEEKLDLVASAALTRDATVQESMSEYKSIFMSIKDNFSTICQSVSGFLDGTRESAAIPGALEQGAECRVPTPAIQHSRPSAQARPYWACANETDGCAKKLQARTGDNAGRYFYCCPKESQRANMAARAENNYPAIDSLEYNHEYSSIPSSNLDDLHHFIAQRSGLPKELQNEKSSMNMLGHEHLGAESGMHVNMQGEVMHNHGMRPDSYPINQLEMMLGASYNEQGVADANPLYSHMHVSRSSHPQFMGHAEKHASSHPQPMNMFHGVNEPKAYAPPLDTTAITPASVFSTISSTSTNDFLSPLTSPALQPQTSGHGNVYGMHESDQLLLQQDLISSISGAPPNNLVHGSPYTHHDASTVSLPSSVGENYVASTSVSPALRPERKHNRRNRSSASQGKASKVRPSPLMKPAQSPKVEPIGAGSVSVWQANTPGSMTNAKKRDAGAPHASPSLGALESLSSTMQETSGMTMPGAFSPISMGVFDRVSSRGNVKQSRSRGKLSEEGLRSTVATSSNHLRSNFDTNEGSLGYTHSPSPVNLGGNAQQSPQKPVTPGAIIGIMNNRSPQAAPIHPEHNESMHISRSASLSTPPPADMYPQYKQGTYPSQSAAVNAVAASALMNASHARPGLFYHGAAGNVPKPILPGGLSSEDRHAWMNLRRVGTGGLDQRRSSHKAAEQKRRDSLKHCFDELRCLLPMIVLDENAPGGSVLGPDGTKEDQVTEGFEDTVSFEGGDASREGAKSSLASLSPEQAHEANRAIAKVLLLRHSNEYLVRLKRRIERRDQALHDLSEEVVRLRSALGVQSDMPLHHHAAKADTVDDFESLSLAGAARAQPGTEHKAYQDDNATPARHGMDLAG
- a CDS encoding histidine kinase (COG:T; EggNog:ENOG503NXNC); the encoded protein is MAASVSMPQCPPMCRSSPYALPVPSPNVMATADGCLDYVSALLHAVVYASEECSEPKGDEKARAEARYAVDFPLAPFPEHERGVKLNLIQTLIQTMAHKLWDMEDHDMEQKTGAHRGSRIAERRSLPYPLSQAHPLSSEYPLSFPMGMENNEPVILSYRKSSRAPRNITGYTFSPPLHAGMQSFSGFSSNQPSPYPQTSEVDPMEMLERFNEQSGLSAEEELHLLKAQVQDIARVCKAVALGDLTQHIMVPVQGPVMVELKEIINQMVDRLSNFASEVTRVSLEVGTEGKLGGQAGVEGVEGTWKELKDVVNRLAENLTNQVRGVALVTKAVARGDLSKKIDVQADGEILELKVTINVMVDQLRHFANEVTRVSREVGSQGRLGGQAHVPGVKGVWKELTDNVNRMCLNLTEQVRSIGIVTTAVAKGDLTKTIEIEAEGEMAQLKDTVNSMVSQLRVFASEVVRMSMEVGTYGRLGGQAHVPNVEGIWKDLTKSVNKMADNLTSQVREIARVTKCVAEGVLTEFITVDVKGEILELKNTVNNMVRQLKTLSDEIIRVSVEVGTEGRLGGQANVADVKGQWQVLTERVNMMASNLTTQVRSIATVNTAVARGDLSKTINVEVRGEFLDLKLTVNNMVESLRTFSTEVTRVATEVGTEGKLGGRATVLGVGGTWKDLTDSVNTMAANITLQVRAIAYATTAVARGDLTQKVTISVSGEILDLVNTINNMIDQLSFFASEVTRVAREVGTEGKLGVQAQKKDIKGKWAEITDNVNIMANNLTSQVRAFAQITAAATDGDFTRFVTVEASGEMDSLKTKINQMVYSLRDSIQKNTAAREAAELANRSKSEFLANMSHEIRTPMNGIIGMTSLTLETELSRTQRENMVTVSTLAENLLAIIDDILDISKIEAGRMNVEEIPFSLRGIVFSVLKTLSVRAAQKKLNLVYEVSRDCPDPLIGDALRLKQIITNLIGNAVKFTESGGRVVLRCKLSAYRGNNEALLEFCASDSGIGIKQDKLDMIFDTFCQADGSTTRKYGGTGLGLSISRRLVNLMGGDMWVRSHFGKGSDFFFTMVVKLDKFSKDQLAERMRPYIGRNVFFLDTVHDKTGVAHMLTKLGLKPLVFHSLEDALARPPLFSRVDAIVTDSVALVPQLRANEQLRYIPINLVTPEVLSLNLTFCLDYGVSSYINTPLSFEDLYYALLPSLESSAATPSEGNNDVNFDILLAEDNLVNQKLACKILQNQGHHVDVVDNGELAVFAVQKQRYDAILMDVSMPVMGGIEATMAIREHEQALGLSNIPIIALTAHAMLGDKEICLQAGMNAYVSKPIRRVELVSTLNSQLCQKSEAQEADKLP